A stretch of DNA from Vanacampus margaritifer isolate UIUO_Vmar chromosome 1, RoL_Vmar_1.0, whole genome shotgun sequence:
TCCTGTTTTGTACCCCTACAcctgttttttgtgtttccacCCACAATTCTTACCTCACCCTTGGATCGGGCctcccccctcctcttcctcctcctcctggccCATACCGCAACCCTcctcacacccccccccccttcctcacGGGTGAACCGCAGCCCTCGCCCATGTCCTCCTCCGGATCGGCCCTGGAGCTCGCCGGGACTCTGGGGGAAAAACTGGGCCCTCCGGGAgcatgcaaaatggccgctgggCCTGGCAGGAAGTCGCAGCTGGTCAACAAGAAGAGCCTCTTCTCGGACTTGAGACAATGAGCGTGGAGGAACGAGgacaaatggagaaaaaggAGAGTGACACATGCTCGAGGACACTCTGGAATCTTCATCCTCAATTGGActgattaattattataattattattattattatttttatgtttgtttttatttttaatagtttttaatgTGTTGTTCCCAACCTctgtttgtacatttttaacagagGTGCTGTGATGatctgtttttttccttttgtgtgtatgtattgtatcattgctatttttattattgtactgtTGTTATTAATTATATTGCTATgctatatataatttttttcattcagagGACACGTTACTTGGCAAGAGAAGACCTAATTATGTGCACACTGCACACATATGTCACTTCACTGCTCCCTGCTGGCAAAATTGTATCCCTGCATTattggcctttaaaaaatatatatattacctaactttttctttttttcctcaaaatttttataaacaatttcttctttttttaacccaaaggattttttttccccaaaatgttttattttgtgtactttgcctaaattatttttgctttttttctctaaTCTATTTTTCCCCCAATGTTGGTAccccaagtatttttttaatgcaacttcATTTTCAGCACCTATTTTTAACCAAATATTTTGTTCCCAacccaacgtttttttttttacccctacttttttttttaacttaaatttgttttattttaccaaTCTTTTTTAGTTTCATGCAGAGTAATGTACAgctatatttatatatgaaCTTTTCTTTCGTTAGTATTTGTTTACTTATGAGCCTATGAAATCCTCTTTTACACAGATATCCTGCAAAATAACCATATCAAAACTGTAAATGAAGAACTGTCATTTATTCGCCTTTGACTTCCATACAGAACCCAGCAAAGTGGTAgaagtgtgactttttttgtgataaaagaAAGTGTCACATTCCAAAAGTGTTTAATGCCTTTGGTTTAGCATCATGTAATTATGTGATGCATTCTCTATACGTTATCCTGTAAATATCCTGCCTTCTCTGGGTTCTGTGGGAAATCCAAAACCGGAAAAATGTCATCTTGTATCACGCTACGGTAGACCAATTttgcagttttttccccccttcttttCATTAgtttagttaattatttttcctcCCATTTGTCTAAAAGGATGAGAAGGATGCTGTGTTGCTGTGTAAAAGTGCACAAACTTGTGAAAGCGATTTTTACGTGAACTCTTGCTCTTGCTGGCACGATACTGCGTCAGTGTCCCATACAGTTCCGGCAAACTCCTGCCAGCACTTTACTGGGTTCCGTGTAAAAGGCAAGGACGgataaatgccaggtttttgatGCTGTGATTTTGCAGGATCTCCATGTGAAAGGTTGCATTGTTTTTACCAAGTGTTATTATTATCTTCTAGCTGCACCACTCGTAGCAACGGTGTAAATATGCAGATCTGGGCAGCACTGTGTCCTCATCTGTGTGATGCCATCAGGCCGCCAACCAGACCCACTTTACAAGGtactgatgctttttttttgttgggcgggacgacccccccaccccaccttcCCCCGCACCTGATACCCCCCCACCTATGTTGCTTTGCTGTTGTTATCTTTATTTTCTCTTTGAGGCCTGGGCAGGTGATGCGTCACCTctgactgtttgtttgtttgtttcaaatgtattttgccGATAGTCAGCAATGGctacaaatgaattttgacgtcaCCCCTCACTTTGGCCCAGGCAGGGGTGGCATAAcaatcttgtttttctttttgatggTTCAGCAAGAATGAGTTTGTATGCCTTCCGTAACGTTGAGGTCCAGATAGGGGCGGCAaccctgtattaaaaaaataaataaataaataaaataatttttccctTCTCCCTCATAATTGGGCAACAATGACTATGACAGAATTTGGACACCTCCCCACCCCGCCTCCCAGCTTTGCCCCTGGTGGGGCGCCATCGGCTGTCAGATTTTTATTAATGTTGAACTCTcccatatttctttttttattttattttattttattttattttttgtaaatactgtacaatgcaTTTTTGATATCATTGACATGTTTTGATATTTCAAATCACAGAAACTtactgtgtgcgtgcgtgcgtgtgtgcgtgcagtcACGGCGCAGGATGTGCGCATTCTCAAGACTTTAAATGGAAACTcggcaaatgtttatttaaagaaaatgcaGAATAGAGGTCGTAAAATTGAAATGTCATGCACAATTTAACTGTGAATCGGACAGAAGAAGGCCATTTTGTTGATACATATCCCTTCTTCTGAActatgaaggattttttttaggtgatgATTTTTCAAATGCGCTTGTCCAAAAGTGCAgtctttctttttattgtttctGTCCACAGCAATgaatatttctgtatttttattgtgctgttgtaaaatattgtaacatttgaaAAAGAATGGGGGTGCAGGGGACAACATTGAGGACTGTTTCTGTTCAGttcctcattttattttattttattttattttagcagtATTGAATATGAGGCATTGTGTCCACAGGGGGAGGAGGGCTTTGCTTTGTTTCATGTTAGGGTAGTTTTCACATCCTAAATGTCTCGTGtagtttaaagaaaaagaagacaaaaaaatagttATTCCTTCTTATTCGTATGTTTCTTTATATTGTAAATTTTCTTTAGATGGAAATAAATGTTATCGGGGGAAGGTGGAAAAACTGCACTGAcaagtgtgctttttttttttttcatcaagttGTCAGTCATTTTTGCCtgtacccccctccccccttgtTGTAGAtacatattaaaacaaataaaatgacttCACTCCTTTTGCCATGAACAGCGCAGCCACTTTGTATCGTGCCCACCATATTATCTTTTGCTACTGTATTTGTTTGAATGTACACTATATtataatagtttttatttcttggTTTCACTTTGAGAGCAACTTTGAATTCTGTGCCCTACAAACTCAATGTAtgctgtgtgtttttatgtgtttattattatttatttagatctCGTGGATCAATGTTTTTCAGTTAATATGGGTACAACTTGTAAAACGCCGGCTCCATCTAGTGGTATACAAAAGTCACTGTGTTAATGTTGCAGtggtttaatgtttttttcaatgccTCTCTTTAAGAAGGTTTGTCttccttgaaaatatacattatttgaATGTCACCATTATATGTGCACAGGAATTATGCTGAGCCTAAGTAAACACCCCTGGAGAGTAATTAGATCACACAAGAGTCAAACTTTGTTTTtagaacacaaaatgaaaaatcctgTAAAGGCAAGACGCCCCATAATTTCACATACTGTTTTATAAAGCCCAACATTGTagtgttattttcattattttggagaagaagaaaaaaaaatcatgtttgttttttttcatggctttTTCTGTGGAGGCCGCGGAACGGATTGTTGCCAGTGGCACCACCTTAAACTAtttgttttggtgtgaatgAAATATGATAGAGGCCAGCACCAGCTAtttgcctcaacacatttgaagATGGGAGGTGTTGAGAAATGACTGCAAGTTAATAACTCCAAGCAGCCGCATCTGCTCGCATGTGTTTGGGCTTGTCTTTGCCTCACACCCAGAGGCTACAATATCCAATGAAAGAGGCTACAGGTAAGCACTGTGGATAGTCAGCTTTGTTTGCACATGTCGAGAGGAGCGAGCGATAGTGAGTTTATTGGCTACCAGGCGAGAGAACTCGGGGAAGACCCGAGAGAAGGTTGGGGGATGTTAGAGGTGGTTGCAGACGATGGGAAAGGATGCCGCGTTGTGACGACCCCTAACGGCACAAGCCCGAACTTGATACATTTCTGCCCAAACAAGtcctattttatatttgttatagTTGCCTGATTACATTTTGTCCAGTTTCCTCcttggttaaaaaaacacacatttaaatgttaataaaattgagtgctgtattttatttgttctaGTTATAGTTGTGTGATTAAAAAGTGATAATACTTCGTCAAGTTAAAAGCTAACAAAGCCGGAGGGTGATGATTTGAAGAAAATCCCCGATGCGTAAGCAAGgagccaaacaggaagtggacgcATACGTCACGAATGCGTCGCCGTTTATTTACGCCTGTAGGCCAATCAAGCCCACCCATTCGCGGTGACGTCACACGGCGTACTCCAGAAGAGAGCgcgagaaaaaaaggggggactATAAGGGAGCCTGTTTTTCTTAtagcctttttcttctttcccccAGCCTCGGCCAATGTCCGTTAGTCTAATCGCCGAGCTCGGAAGCAGCAACCGGCCAGCCAGCAGGTAGGCGGGCGGCCTCGCTGCGTTCGGCCATGCTGGAGGAGAACCGCGGCTACGGGCTGTCCGGCGGCTCGTTGGCGAACGTCTCCGTGTTTCACCTCAAACTAACTGACAGCGCGGCGACAGCCATTAGCAACCTCCACCGCGACAAGGTAAGCTAACTCAATTAGCCGCATTTAACCTCCATTGCGcttaaccttaaaaaaaaaataaagtcacacTTGTAAGTTGGAAAAGGAATTCCGTGTTACATAAGAGAATGCGGAAAGAACGGAGTGGCGGTTGAGGggcagtggtgggaagtaacgaAGTACAAATACTGCATTACTGATCTAAACATTTTTATCCGGCATCTGTTCTTTCATTGAGTGTCTATTTTGGACTACATGTTAGTTTAACACCCTGCGTTTGTACTCCGATGTTTATACTTTTTAAGTACCACCTGTAAAGAGATACTGAGCTTTCCAAGTTGAGGCAGTTTATGTACATGTAGTTGCCTACATATTGCGCACATATAGAAATCATCATTATTCCCCTGTACACATGCATACAATTTCATTACACTCAAAGTAATGTGTTCAAAAAGTTCCGACATTGTTGACTAGTCTGACTTGTACTTTTCAAACTCTTTTGAAGACAGCAAGCGATCCACACATTATCAGgttattttcaaaattattctGCAAATTAACACCTCTTACAGAAATacacttttgctttttttttcattctttagattttttgtttagttactATGATACTTGTCCCACACAACTTGGCAATTGCGATTCTGAACTAAGTCCTAAAATTTCAGCGTACaaagtggtaccttggctcacgaacttaattggttcccacagagagtatgtgagccgaaaagttcgtcttccaaacaagtatttcccataggaaatcattgaaatgagaataatccgttcccaggtccccataaaacacacttttctactaaaaaagccttaaaactacacaaaatataccttattttatgtataataaatgtgctaatgtattgtaattaaagaaatacactgtactgtataataaagtgtttttatttgcaaaacttgcaacttgcctttgtgatggtacagtagttgaaggcttgatggaatggagtgggaggaggagggagggagggagttactgtttggaaggagagtcctccggtgtggcttctcttctttgcttcttaggagactctttatccttgttgctgacctaaaaacctcttaattgacacctgttgctttctgagttgtaaggtcttacgaaactgaggcatcacattatcattcatcatgttgatgattctcatagccacagtcttttctgaatggtactgttcgacaaaatcctgcacatcactccactttgctaacatggtcttgatgctctcacttgatgctgacaagCGCGcgcctcgttcgtgtttgtcgatgatctccttcttctgctcgaccgtaattttcttcaatgtcttcttaggcttagccttttgtggggtctttttcggtcccatggtagcaaaagtacactccaaaagtactccaaaatgatccaaaatgtctaccgaacacaaaccacgtccgcactcaaacaaagggggcgacgaactgggacgccgcgAGCgcgcgtcagcttctcgtgatttctcgtgtcgcgagatttggttcgtccgccgaaaaccagttcgtcagccgagacacgatgctcgcgaatttaatgttcgtgaggggaaaagttcgtgagccgaggtaccaccgtatttaatttgacatttcttattgtttacaaacatgaaAATATACGGTGAAACAACAAAAAGGTGTCATATGATCACAATGTTCCCCATTGGACACTTTTTTCCACATGTCTCTGCTCACGCACAGTTCTCCTCTCTTTCAGGCTTCATTCGCACCTCCCACCATCTGTTTCAATGGAAACCAAGGGGTAAGAGAATCCTCTCCTTATCGTTTcagtaaaaaatgaaattttgtaCACATTCTAATTCTCTGTATGTTTGTTCGCCCGATGTAGAAAATCACAATTCCCTGCTCCAAGAACGGCGGCGATGCCAGGGTCTTCATGTTCGGCGTCACCAACGTGGCCTGCGACAATCCACACGGCAGCTTCGACTGCATCCAGCAAGTCGGCTCTGGGTGAGATAAAAATGCCATGTTAACCAGCCGCCCGTTTTCCACTTATCACCAATCCTCATTCTCAACGAGCTCATCGGGAGCAAGAAGTGTAATCTACAGATTTAAACCAAATTGAGAATGCATTTTACCGACTAAACCAACCCTTGAAGGAAGTAACACCCTAAAACAATGCAGCCAATTTTTGCTAGCATTGACTGGTCAGTAGGATTGGGCGGTAATACGGTAATACGGTATCCCGGGGTGTCCAAAAATGGCAATGGTGCCACTGTCAATAccgtcatttaaaaaacaaaaaacctccaGCGTATAATGACCTATTATgatattaaacttttttttttttgataacacAACATTTGTAGTTGTTTTCAAATCACTAATGCTATAACAATTAATATCACTATAAGAGTTTAAAATAGTAAGCTGTTAGTCATGTGACAGTCACATGACCCGCTCAGACGCAGCGAGGCAAAAATGACCAGTCAGCACAGCTCGGTTAAGCGGTCCCTTAaaacagtggtccccaaccaccgggccgcggacctgtaccgggccgtgggcacctttggaccgggccgtgGCGGGCCgtacagttgaaagaataaaaaaaaaaaacttaccgtacttccggttaattgattagccgaggcttgaaaatattttattttgaaaagggaccagattctctctgtttacgacggactcttgacacatgtcaaggtgctaattatctcagtcgcgttttattacccttgttatggtagtggacttgcgtttgttgtcgtagccttttattaatcagccgacgaacagccaagccCCTCCCCCCAAACTCACTGGGTTGCcagtccgccaaagttgtggacatgtatgaaccggtccgtggtgaaaaaaaggttggggaccactgccttaaaaagaagaaaactgctACAATTTGGCAGCAGGTGTTTGTGTGTTGCGTAGATGTGGAGTGTGCGCCCACAGCGGGGTCCACTAAAAGAGTCCGAGAAACAGTTTGTAAGTGTTGGAGGGCCGTAGGAGTGTGTGCGCGTCCGCGGGGATCAATGTATGCTACGCTAATGCTATCAGCTTTCTCCGCGGCGTCAAAGGAGCGCATGCACGTCAGCGGCACACACTTCGGCTAAAGACGTGCTGTCAAATGTCACACAAAAGATTAATACACTACAAAAGCAACCGGAGCACACGGTGTACAGATCTGTGACCATTAACTCCTAGACAGATTGGCTGTTGTCAGTGCAagataagcctttttttttttttttaagtctaaaaTTAGCAACGGTATTATTGTATACCccagtgaaatgtggagacGATAAAACGGCGTCACAACTTGAATACCGCCCAACCCTCCTGGTCAGCAGTCAATTAAACAGTAGACGTCATTAGCCTTAAATGCTAAGAAAGCGCGGCTCGGCGTGCGTTGCAGCTTGGCGCAGCAGGAGCTGTCGTGCCTGGGCGTGATCCAGAAGAAGATGACGGTGAGGGCCACGGACGACTCGTACGACAAAGCCCTGCAGAGCATGGCGCAGGCCGAGGAGGACAACCGCAGCCGGGGGGCCATCGTCATCAAGCAGGGGGGTCGCTTCAAGCAAGGTAAGGCGCCGTGGCCGGCGGGGGACATTTACAAATGGGAAGTTGGCATGGGGAATTTTGGGAAATGTTACATTTACTAAGGGATAGGACTGGGCGATgaatcgtttttttattttaaattattattaatttaattaattaagtgttttgttgtggacgATTAAAAGAATTATAACATTGATAGGTTTCTTTTCCCCTCCTTTCATTGTGCCacgataaaataaaagcaaaactttttaagttcttagtttataaaaaaagaaaggaaaaaaaaaaatatatataatataatataatataatataaaatcaaataaattaaaaaaaaaattttgttaaaaaatctgagattttatttttaggcaaaatcGCCTTAATTGAATACAAATGTGTGATTATTATGCTATTAACTGCGGAATGTTTGTAACTTTGAAAAATCCCAGATCATACCCAATGACTTTGTCTAATTAAGTGGAAATTGAGTCATTTCTAAAAAATCATGTTGAACTTCTTCCGCTCGGgtagcttttttttaacttcttctttttcactTTGTCATTCTGCAACATCGTGTCCTCCTACTTCCTGTCTGTGGCGTGTTGGGTCGACCTCACGCAGCCTGGTTCAAGTGACACGATTCAGACGTTTGACTCAAGTAGCACAATTGGCTATTGGTAATTTGCCAATGCGAGCGCAGGGCAAACGCGTCATGGAAATACACCGAGCGCAACGCAATCCAATCCAGTCTGTCAGCAAATTTGACTAATTTTAGAGCCGAGTGTTAATTTTGACGTTTGTGATCTTATATGAATGAATTAGAGAAAAACTAAACTGAAAATCCACttgtattgttttcatttcaaacgtTGTCTGATGCCACGCCCCCTGCAGGTAAGAAGGTGACAGTACGCGCCCCGGCGCCGGCATTGGCCAGCCTGACCAAACCCCGGCAGACTGTCAAGTCCCTTATCTCGGGCAGCAGCGTCAAATCGAGTGCCGCCACATCCAAGGGCCGGAAAGGTGGCGGTGCGTCCAATGGGAGGTGCAACGTGCAGCAGCGGCCAATCAGAGAGCGGGTGACGCACCTGCTGGCCCTCAGGCCCTACAAGAAGCCCGAGCTCATGTTGAGGCTACAAAAGGACGGACTGACGCCGCCTGATAAAAACACGCTGGACTCTGTGCTCAATGACGTAAGTGCGAGTACTTCTGTTTTCTGTAGtcctctttaactctttgactgccagacgttttcagaaaagggatgccgtgggtgccagccgattttaagcattttgactgatctttcaaggtccacagaaaattatgtgtttggactaaggaaacacacatactaccaaatgaaagaatggactctcatctttcatcagaaaaagtttgtttctaccttattctgttcttcggtaatcaacaatagaaaatggttactttcaccaaaatgctctgttttgaaacaaaaagcggagaaaaagagctttttgtgaagcgatgttatttcatgcactctagtgaattctacacttctttgtgtccatgaatgatgccacaaacacctaaacagtgctttacttctgtaatacaccaccaccaacaatgaaaaagtgtttttagattgcaaaatacgtttatttccattcaacagtgtaacaatttgacaaaacaatttcgcaaactatttacaaatgtgtgcatctgtggtactacttacaattatgtggatgtttcaaatacagtttttctttttgtaacactgccctgcgtgcaaggagacggagcaggatttgcacaacagagtagtttcactaccgattgtccctttcgcgtgcagacgttacactttcttgacggcctttttttctgggggatagcaagtagcagactgtacacactcctccgatgaatatgcattggactcggggcactcttcgtcgtccgattgaacgtccgcctgagcgtgctcggttgtgctccgcgttttccagtgttagcatcgctagcccgtgaacctttatgacgtcgtcatagccgccgcgtcagcgcttgcaacttcggcgtcaacctcggagtcaccatcaacgatgatgatcatcgtcgtcatcaatgtgctctttagcgttggtcgatgcctttcgtctttgaaaaaaattcccaagtgtgagctgcttgcatccggtcgccattgtttgcttcttcagccatctagcgccgcctcacgtcttctactgccgcgtcaatgcttccaacctcggagtcaccatcatcatcatcgatgatgatcatcgtcgtcatcaatgtgctctttagcgttggtcgatgcttttcgtctttgaaaaaaatgctcaaacgtGAGCTGCTtgaaaccggtcgccattttcgcttcccttccccagccattgtcccctctagctccgcctcacgtcttctactgacgcctacccaatcttgtcaaaagagagtcattgctgccatctaggggccaaaaatagtcattaggctaactagatctgcttgaaactttcaccacagctggccaaggctttcctccacccgtttccaaaataaaaaattggagaacgtcttttaacgtccttggcggccctcagtaggtttttactaaacgtcatttaacgtttttggcagtcaaagagttaaggtggtgggtgatttttttgggggggactggtcgccagccactCGCAAGGCACTTATACTAGGctcaacaaaataaatcaaaatgaatgaatgcatttttGATAACGAATTCAGGAAAATAATCAACCAAATGATTGCTTGTGGGCCCGatgcaaggcagctttatttttatGGGCTGCATTTCATACACGAGGTAACTTTACTCGCTTAAAAGCACAACAtttaaacgcatttaaaaataaaagaatggtCACCAAATGACTCCCTTCTTGAACCACTTTAGGACTTTTGAACTATTTTGTCCTTTTTAAGTTTCCAAGCTGTTCAACCGTATGTTaaagggctgtgcaattaattgaaattcaattataatttcaattattacactccacaattacaaaaataaaagattattaatagtaattttgcgttgtttatatgtatatatttgcaccttttcttattttaaaatcgttttgggtccaaaaggaacttgtgGAACttaagtgtttcaaagaaatgtatttatcttaatatatttttttttacatgtttaaacactttcttgttttgtaccaaattgtgatttcagctattaccaaatgaatcgtgattaatatttttttcataatcaagCAACCCCAGTATGTTCTGTTCTGATAAAGAAACATAGTTGCCCAAATTTGGGCCACACCAGCCCTTGGtgctgatgtgtttttttttttttggtacattctGTGCTTGCAGGTCGGCCAACTTAACAGCAGAGACAACACGTTTGTGCTAAAGGACGGCCTGTACAAGGAGCTGCAGAAAGACTGGCCCGGTTACACGTTGGGAGACCAACAGCTCCTCAAACGCATCCTTGTCAGGTAGCTCCAAAACGCAAAGAATTGAAACTGAAAACTGAAACTGAAATTGAAAACCGTAGATGTAAAGTGTGTTTACTCTAAATTGAGGATAATCGCTACGGAAAACAAATTAATGCGTGAACATTTCACTCGTGCCGTCTAGGAGACTGTTCCAACCTCAACAGAACCTCCTCACCGTCCCCGAGACCCAGGTGAGCCCGCTACGGGACACGCCCAACTCGTCGCCGGCACACCTTCCCAAACCCGCCCCGGCGGAGGAGTATACCGACCCCCTGGCCAGCAAGAAAACCCGCATATCGCACCTGACCCGCAAAGCCGCGGCGGCGTCGGGCGACGACGTCCGTTCCGAGCACTCGCTGGACCCCCGCAAGCTTTTGGACTCCTTGTCGGCGGCGTGCGGGCAAGAAGCGGCCCGCGTGACGAGCGACCCGCTGCCCGGCGTGGACAGAAACTCGGTCAAGAGGAAGAAGAGCAAACACAGAGAGCAGGTGAGCATGACAAGGGTTCGCTTCTCAGCTCGGCGCGGGGACCCGCGAGTTAATCCGTGCAA
This window harbors:
- the LOC144048769 gene encoding RNA polymerase II elongation factor ELL-like, yielding MLEENRGYGLSGGSLANVSVFHLKLTDSAATAISNLHRDKASFAPPTICFNGNQGKITIPCSKNGGDARVFMFGVTNVACDNPHGSFDCIQQVGSGLAQQELSCLGVIQKKMTVRATDDSYDKALQSMAQAEEDNRSRGAIVIKQGGRFKQGKKVTVRAPAPALASLTKPRQTVKSLISGSSVKSSAATSKGRKGGGASNGRCNVQQRPIRERVTHLLALRPYKKPELMLRLQKDGLTPPDKNTLDSVLNDVGQLNSRDNTFVLKDGLYKELQKDWPGYTLGDQQLLKRILVRRLFQPQQNLLTVPETQVSPLRDTPNSSPAHLPKPAPAEEYTDPLASKKTRISHLTRKAAAASGDDVRSEHSLDPRKLLDSLSAACGQEAARVTSDPLPGVDRNSVKRKKSKHREQKEEKKRGRKERKTETSSPDRTTRVAADRTEAAYVTFDSDCLQASEQNTDYLAIYTDISSPAQRQRYKEEFNKEYSEYRDLHARIDGVTRQFMELDTQLKQLHHDSHRYKTIHNQIVQDYRQIKKSNPSYSQDRLHCQYLHNKLAHIKKLISKFDQRQMGQQSAPN